In a genomic window of Roseiflexus castenholzii DSM 13941:
- a CDS encoding peptidoglycan recognition protein family protein produces the protein MHRLVVTIALIGMMIGITPSQAFAQVPVQSGRIVFSTQADWQRGTRTDVQIITNADGELRLERGATRGTFVSEPIALTTTLNAAGVVWHADVPPGTTLTLELRGGPAPDQPGPWQPLTAGELRARSTPDAFAIEGVRPLPSDTRVLQFRATFSTTVPNASPILSDVSISYFDTSAGPPRAINAVPAVGGPATLTVPPKLFPRTSWAGGNPRAYRGPREAPQGIVLHQIGADALDDSLPFLRALAVYHEQTLGLNDTVYHYIIGRDGAIFEGRSGGPTASVAELSGGAAVHIALIGEGAPPAAQFDALRALLAWLCDAYRLEPSGQRVITLNGSSVVGPTIAAHSDLAPSAGDPSNALRDALPQIRQSVSAAMVRSRWFFAEGNPRDYEERLAVLNPGSEPATVRFIIVRQPGVEVIRETTVAPGARANLVINQVFNDTSDAPAIVESNAPIIAERFMNFGADLSLQPGVAHPSRVWYFAEGSTEGDKRTFLVLFNPQSEPVGARVLLITNDGTTFVYPPFDSEPVVLLPRQRTVIVMGDLLPNASFGMRVTASQPIVAERTMIFGPGSTLTSGGMHISPGMTELSREWHFAEGTTAPPFRMSLLVLNPNGDRANVTVRFLTPDGTSLARRYAIPPLARLSIDVNDVVPELGVATTIIADRPVAAERALYWRNDAAGTAGPGVMAPAYSWRFADGRTGGDYQQYLLISNPSRSQARIDVAFILADGSRASRSLVMPAGSRYTMAVHELFPDQTIISATVRATQPVVVERSIYAGPPAATTNRGGETSPGVPGD, from the coding sequence ATGCACCGCCTGGTTGTGACCATTGCGTTGATCGGCATGATGATCGGCATCACTCCGTCACAGGCGTTCGCACAGGTGCCGGTGCAGTCGGGGCGGATTGTGTTCAGCACTCAGGCGGACTGGCAGCGCGGGACGCGCACTGATGTGCAGATTATCACGAATGCCGACGGCGAACTGCGCCTGGAGCGTGGCGCGACTCGCGGTACGTTCGTCTCTGAACCGATTGCTCTGACCACGACCCTGAATGCCGCCGGCGTCGTCTGGCACGCCGATGTTCCGCCCGGTACGACACTGACCCTCGAACTTCGCGGCGGTCCTGCTCCCGATCAACCGGGTCCCTGGCAGCCACTGACGGCTGGCGAACTGCGCGCTCGATCAACCCCGGACGCTTTTGCGATTGAAGGGGTGCGCCCGCTGCCATCCGATACGCGTGTCTTGCAATTTCGCGCCACATTCAGCACGACTGTCCCAAACGCTTCGCCAATCTTGAGCGATGTCAGCATCAGTTACTTCGACACAAGCGCCGGTCCGCCGCGCGCGATCAATGCCGTTCCCGCAGTTGGCGGACCCGCAACGCTGACAGTGCCGCCGAAACTGTTTCCACGTACCTCGTGGGCAGGCGGCAACCCGCGCGCGTACCGCGGACCGCGCGAGGCGCCGCAGGGGATCGTGCTTCATCAGATCGGCGCCGATGCCCTCGACGATTCGCTGCCATTCCTGCGCGCGCTCGCTGTGTACCACGAACAGACACTCGGCTTGAACGATACGGTTTATCACTATATCATCGGGCGTGATGGCGCAATCTTTGAGGGGCGGAGCGGTGGACCAACCGCCTCAGTCGCTGAATTGAGCGGTGGCGCCGCAGTACACATTGCGCTGATCGGTGAAGGGGCGCCACCCGCAGCCCAATTCGACGCGCTCCGCGCCTTGCTGGCATGGCTGTGTGATGCGTACCGTCTCGAACCGTCCGGGCAACGAGTCATCACGCTCAATGGGTCCAGCGTTGTCGGTCCCACCATCGCCGCGCACAGTGACCTGGCGCCTTCTGCTGGCGATCCCTCGAATGCGCTGCGCGACGCCCTGCCTCAGATTCGACAGTCGGTCAGTGCTGCGATGGTGCGTTCTCGCTGGTTTTTTGCCGAGGGAAATCCGCGCGATTACGAAGAACGACTGGCAGTGCTCAATCCTGGCAGCGAACCTGCCACGGTGCGTTTCATCATTGTGCGACAGCCAGGCGTCGAGGTTATCCGCGAGACGACGGTTGCGCCGGGTGCGCGCGCTAACCTCGTGATCAACCAGGTCTTCAACGATACATCCGATGCTCCTGCAATCGTTGAGTCGAATGCCCCGATTATTGCAGAACGCTTCATGAATTTTGGCGCCGATCTGAGCCTTCAGCCAGGTGTGGCGCACCCGTCGCGCGTCTGGTATTTCGCCGAAGGTTCAACCGAAGGTGATAAACGCACGTTTCTGGTGCTGTTCAATCCGCAATCCGAGCCGGTCGGCGCGCGCGTGTTGCTGATTACGAATGATGGAACGACGTTTGTGTATCCGCCGTTCGATAGCGAGCCGGTGGTGCTGCTGCCCCGGCAGCGGACGGTCATCGTGATGGGCGATCTGCTGCCGAATGCCTCGTTTGGGATGCGAGTCACCGCCAGCCAGCCAATTGTTGCCGAACGCACGATGATCTTTGGTCCTGGCAGCACACTTACCAGCGGGGGAATGCACATATCGCCGGGGATGACCGAACTCTCGCGGGAGTGGCACTTTGCAGAGGGAACGACGGCGCCACCATTTCGGATGTCGCTGCTGGTGCTCAATCCGAATGGCGACCGCGCGAATGTTACCGTGCGCTTCCTGACCCCCGACGGCACATCGCTGGCGCGGCGCTACGCTATTCCGCCGCTCGCGCGCCTGTCAATCGATGTCAACGACGTTGTGCCAGAACTGGGAGTCGCAACAACCATCATCGCTGATCGCCCGGTCGCGGCTGAGCGGGCGCTCTACTGGCGCAACGATGCAGCAGGAACAGCGGGACCAGGAGTGATGGCGCCCGCCTACTCGTGGCGCTTTGCCGACGGTCGCACCGGCGGCGATTATCAGCAGTATCTGTTGATCAGCAATCCATCGCGCAGCCAGGCGCGCATCGATGTTGCCTTTATTCTGGCAGACGGCTCACGCGCGAGCCGGTCGCTGGTGATGCCCGCCGGTTCGCGGTATACGATGGCGGTTCACGAACTGTTCCCCGATCAGACGATCATTTCTGCAACGGTGCGTGCGACGCAGCCGGTGGTGGTGGAACGTTCGATCTACGCAGGACCTCCAGCCGCTACGACCAATCGCGGCGGTGAAACATCACCTGGCGTGCCGGGTGATTGA
- a CDS encoding WYL domain-containing protein — translation MNRWAALLGEIPSELQRLIARTQRIALPRSCSADERLRRLRAALCSAAVVRSVYASLDAETRAALADLRQQRGGISANELALRYGIVRPLRQMSRDPQPRSVAERLILLGWLLPRPPAPHSPQRYLLAPEVRRWLPKALRFAEEEGTAPVAPPPLALRATVALLLVCAATPLPARADGSLRRVALRVLLPLLSPASLDEVGRVYAFVLPHLYDLGLIGQQRRHCTLAPGAAAFLASPLDIQLSRLIDAWVRSPLPDPWLQRLRLASVGIDWPVLRRRLMRWIEAVPPGRLLHPERLCMSLIDSFGPLADAHTHGFRVVQRSPWRVQSQTRALLTALHEPLHWLGLVAWHDGLVYRPLECTAPDRVWRYSTAGEVLVPFDGIDADALHLAWSGRWIRGEAHGLTWRMMHTPRAQEAAVRQVLLRHAGTPPAAWGAPGSDRAPSLRLVDSVALVADAPEDLEFALRTRSVQRYVQTRLAPGIALVRPEHVAALQRALARQGIAVAGRAPIPAAAPPLDALSPGDCAALLVACAFYRRHAPAGMPLIVDETLESALWRPLSPPLRDAVEEALAYLDAHSCSATEWIDSSGNGHISAVENAPFSGSLRQSAVNEHDLLETLCRAIAQRRTVTIEYDTGGEGRVERRTVRPLELERRHDAWYLRAYCLRRQAERTFRLDRVRAWTIS, via the coding sequence ATGAATCGCTGGGCTGCGCTGCTGGGTGAGATTCCGTCTGAACTGCAACGCCTGATTGCGCGCACACAGCGTATTGCGTTGCCGCGTTCCTGTTCTGCCGATGAACGCCTGCGCCGCCTGCGCGCGGCACTCTGCTCTGCTGCCGTCGTCCGTTCCGTGTATGCATCGCTCGATGCCGAAACCCGTGCGGCGCTCGCCGATCTGCGCCAGCAGCGCGGCGGCATCTCCGCCAATGAACTGGCGCTGCGTTATGGCATCGTTCGCCCGCTGCGCCAGATGTCGCGCGACCCGCAGCCGCGTTCGGTTGCCGAACGGTTGATTCTGCTCGGCTGGTTGCTGCCGCGCCCGCCTGCGCCACATTCGCCGCAACGCTATCTTCTGGCGCCTGAAGTGCGGCGCTGGCTGCCGAAAGCGTTGCGTTTTGCGGAGGAAGAGGGAACGGCGCCGGTTGCGCCGCCGCCGCTGGCATTGCGCGCAACCGTGGCGCTCCTGCTGGTCTGCGCCGCCACGCCGCTGCCTGCACGCGCCGATGGTTCGCTGCGTCGGGTGGCGCTGCGGGTATTGCTGCCGCTGCTGTCGCCTGCATCCCTGGATGAGGTTGGCCGTGTGTATGCGTTTGTGCTGCCACATCTGTATGATCTCGGTTTGATCGGTCAACAGCGCAGGCATTGCACGCTTGCGCCTGGCGCGGCTGCGTTCCTGGCATCGCCGCTCGATATTCAGTTGAGCCGACTGATCGATGCCTGGGTCCGTAGCCCGCTTCCCGATCCCTGGTTGCAACGTCTGCGACTGGCGTCCGTCGGTATCGACTGGCCGGTGCTGCGCCGTCGTCTGATGCGGTGGATCGAAGCCGTTCCACCGGGACGCCTGCTGCATCCGGAACGCCTGTGCATGTCGTTGATCGACTCGTTTGGTCCGCTGGCGGATGCGCATACCCACGGGTTTCGCGTCGTGCAACGCTCGCCGTGGCGAGTGCAAAGCCAGACTCGCGCGCTGCTGACGGCGCTGCACGAACCGCTGCACTGGCTGGGTCTGGTTGCCTGGCACGATGGGTTGGTCTATCGTCCGCTGGAATGTACTGCGCCGGATAGGGTTTGGCGCTATAGTACGGCTGGCGAGGTGCTTGTGCCATTTGATGGGATCGATGCCGATGCGCTGCATCTGGCGTGGAGCGGGCGCTGGATTCGGGGAGAGGCACATGGATTGACGTGGCGAATGATGCACACCCCGCGCGCGCAGGAAGCGGCAGTGCGCCAGGTGTTGCTGCGCCACGCAGGAACTCCGCCTGCCGCATGGGGAGCGCCAGGCTCCGATCGGGCGCCGTCGTTGCGACTGGTTGACAGTGTGGCGCTTGTGGCGGATGCGCCGGAGGATCTGGAATTTGCGCTGCGCACGCGAAGTGTGCAGCGGTATGTGCAAACGCGCCTGGCGCCGGGCATTGCGCTGGTGCGACCGGAACACGTCGCGGCGCTGCAACGCGCGCTGGCGCGTCAGGGCATTGCAGTCGCCGGGCGTGCGCCAATACCCGCCGCTGCGCCGCCGCTCGATGCGCTGAGCCCCGGCGATTGTGCGGCGCTGCTGGTCGCCTGTGCGTTCTATCGTCGCCACGCGCCTGCCGGGATGCCGCTGATTGTCGATGAGACGCTCGAATCGGCGTTGTGGCGCCCACTGTCGCCACCGTTGCGTGATGCAGTCGAAGAGGCGCTGGCATATCTCGACGCTCATTCGTGCAGTGCGACGGAATGGATCGATTCCTCTGGGAATGGTCATATCTCTGCTGTGGAAAACGCTCCGTTCAGCGGATCGTTGCGGCAATCCGCCGTGAATGAACACGATCTACTGGAAACGCTGTGCCGCGCCATCGCTCAACGCCGCACGGTGACGATTGAGTACGACACCGGCGGCGAGGGGCGGGTCGAGCGTCGGACGGTTCGCCCGCTGGAACTGGAACGACGCCATGATGCCTGGTATCTGCGCGCCTATTGCCTGCGCCGTCAGGCAGAACGGACGTTTCGGCTCGACCGGGTGCGGGCATGGACAATTTCATAA
- the cas2 gene encoding CRISPR-associated endonuclease Cas2, which yields MFTIISYDIIDDRRRTKVMKYLKGWGTRVQYSVFECDLDARAFTNVLRELRNLIDPNTDSVRCYRLDEASVRRIQIVGIGVVSRDPTHYFV from the coding sequence ATGTTTACCATTATCAGTTACGACATCATCGATGACCGGCGGCGCACGAAGGTGATGAAATACCTGAAAGGATGGGGAACGCGCGTTCAGTACAGCGTCTTTGAGTGCGATCTGGATGCACGCGCCTTTACGAACGTGTTGCGTGAACTGCGCAACCTGATCGATCCGAACACCGACAGTGTGCGTTGCTACCGCCTCGACGAAGCGTCCGTCAGGCGCATCCAGATCGTCGGTATCGGCGTGGTCAGCCGCGACCCGACCCACTATTTCGTCTAG
- a CDS encoding VWA domain-containing protein translates to MVFVRSMRVGMAVMALWVFGVWMVWLPGGAHSATGFPPSSSSAFVSPATGVSESGASTPFRILRPSTRRPVDAGSPFRPSKIVVELIYRGYATKQDITVTIGGKPATIISLVPVRYLIEVQAPQQPAQGRYDLEVTVKGVTVREPGAVTYFGVNNASVILTIDRSGSMGTAKMAAAREAARQFVDLMQAGDGIGVVSFDHVIETPLSLTTIAEAPLPSAFLFSDSMETGASRWIAAPPWGLTSVARNSAQAWTDSPAGNYANNTNSALEIATPIAIPASMTAPALMFWHRYDIENGFDRGEVEISANNGVTWQRLRSFTGTALGWRREMISLDAYRGQTVRVRFRLVTNAFGVRDGWYIDDVALGPAWDDVRARAQAAIDTLNSRGATSIGGGLQRSQHLLTSANPAIPRAIVLLSDGQENTSPYVADVLPPIRDAQTTVHTIGVGQDADQRLMLSIAAQTGGTYNYAPTPDQLARIYNTISGNVSNRQTLATANGSVAPSAVVTQEVTIDPSIAEATFWVGWTNPGIGVALTLQMPSGVSIDPATPTTNSDVVYVSGDTYAYYRVRTPTLTPGVWRMRVSRAASSPGIVAAEALPSEVAGEEHLEPEVENGIAPVDSLREARSVEPDEPAAPPALPASTDEPFVVRATARADLTLGFYPDKTEYLTTEPIIGFVTLADDAPITGANVLLSVQYPGQTTPFTVPMHDDGLHGDGAAGDGVYAVLLLGPREPGTVTFTVTASGSSRQGEPFVRQAELSTFIVANPNPYTLVHLPLVAR, encoded by the coding sequence ATGGTTTTCGTTCGGTCGATGCGTGTGGGCATGGCAGTGATGGCATTGTGGGTCTTTGGGGTATGGATGGTGTGGTTGCCCGGCGGCGCGCATAGTGCGACAGGTTTTCCGCCCTCATCGAGTTCGGCGTTTGTTTCACCGGCAACAGGTGTGAGCGAGAGCGGCGCCTCGACTCCATTCAGGATTCTGCGCCCCTCGACGCGACGACCGGTTGACGCCGGTTCACCGTTCCGTCCATCGAAAATCGTCGTTGAACTCATATACCGAGGGTATGCTACGAAACAGGACATCACCGTGACCATCGGCGGCAAACCGGCGACTATCATCAGTCTTGTGCCGGTTCGCTATCTGATCGAAGTGCAGGCGCCGCAGCAACCCGCGCAAGGACGCTACGATCTGGAAGTGACCGTCAAAGGCGTCACGGTGCGGGAACCGGGGGCAGTCACGTACTTTGGCGTCAATAATGCCAGCGTTATTCTGACGATCGACCGTTCGGGCAGCATGGGGACCGCCAAAATGGCGGCGGCGCGCGAAGCGGCGCGTCAGTTCGTCGATCTTATGCAGGCTGGCGACGGCATTGGCGTCGTCAGTTTCGACCACGTGATCGAAACGCCCCTATCCCTGACAACCATTGCCGAAGCGCCACTGCCGTCGGCATTCCTCTTCAGCGATAGCATGGAGACTGGCGCAAGTCGGTGGATTGCGGCGCCGCCGTGGGGGTTGACATCGGTTGCGCGCAATAGCGCACAGGCATGGACCGATAGCCCTGCCGGAAATTACGCGAACAACACGAACAGCGCGCTCGAAATCGCCACGCCGATTGCCATTCCCGCCTCGATGACTGCGCCCGCTCTGATGTTCTGGCATCGCTATGATATTGAAAACGGCTTTGATCGCGGCGAGGTCGAGATTTCCGCAAACAACGGCGTCACCTGGCAGCGTCTGCGATCATTTACCGGTACAGCCTTAGGATGGCGGCGCGAGATGATCAGTCTCGACGCCTACCGTGGTCAGACGGTTCGGGTGCGCTTTCGGTTGGTGACCAACGCCTTCGGCGTTCGCGATGGCTGGTATATTGATGATGTCGCCCTTGGTCCCGCGTGGGACGACGTGCGCGCCAGAGCGCAGGCGGCCATCGACACGCTGAACAGTCGCGGGGCCACCTCGATCGGCGGCGGATTGCAGCGCAGCCAGCATCTGCTCACGAGCGCCAACCCCGCCATTCCGCGCGCGATTGTGCTATTGAGCGATGGACAGGAGAATACGTCGCCCTACGTCGCCGATGTGCTGCCGCCGATCCGTGATGCGCAAACGACGGTTCACACCATCGGGGTGGGGCAGGATGCCGATCAGCGGTTGATGCTGTCAATTGCGGCGCAGACCGGCGGAACCTACAATTATGCGCCAACGCCCGATCAACTTGCGCGGATTTACAACACGATTTCCGGCAACGTCAGCAACCGCCAGACGCTGGCGACGGCGAACGGAAGCGTTGCGCCTAGCGCCGTTGTGACCCAGGAGGTGACGATTGATCCGTCGATCGCAGAGGCGACCTTCTGGGTCGGCTGGACAAACCCCGGCATCGGGGTTGCCCTGACGTTGCAGATGCCTTCCGGCGTCAGCATCGATCCCGCCACGCCGACCACAAATTCGGATGTTGTCTACGTCTCCGGCGACACCTATGCCTATTACCGCGTGCGCACACCGACGCTTACGCCAGGCGTATGGCGAATGCGCGTCAGCCGCGCCGCTTCGTCGCCGGGCATCGTTGCAGCAGAAGCGCTGCCATCTGAGGTCGCAGGGGAAGAACACCTGGAACCGGAGGTTGAAAACGGGATTGCGCCGGTTGATTCATTGCGAGAAGCGCGCAGCGTCGAACCTGACGAACCGGCTGCGCCACCGGCGTTACCGGCGTCAACCGACGAACCGTTTGTGGTACGTGCCACGGCGCGTGCCGACCTGACGCTCGGCTTCTATCCCGACAAAACCGAGTATCTGACAACCGAACCGATTATCGGCTTCGTCACCCTGGCAGACGATGCGCCGATAACTGGCGCGAATGTGTTGCTCAGCGTGCAGTATCCTGGCCAGACGACGCCATTCACCGTGCCGATGCACGACGACGGATTGCACGGCGACGGCGCGGCCGGCGATGGGGTCTATGCGGTGTTGCTGCTCGGACCGCGTGAACCTGGCACGGTGACATTCACCGTGACCGCGAGCGGATCGTCCAGACAAGGCGAACCGTTTGTCCGACAGGCGGAACTTTCGACCTTTATCGTCGCCAATCCCAACCCGTACACCCTGGTGCATCTCCCGCTGGTTGCGCGCTAG
- the cas1 gene encoding CRISPR-associated endonuclease Cas1 — translation MPTLYIQEQGVMVRKRDNQVLVTRDGQTLHDVPLAKIDQVVLMGRGVQISTALLIDLLERGIPVTLTNQHGSRHYATLTAGPSRFGDLRTGQMQYVNTPSRALELARAIVIVKLTNQRRLLATTGWPAAASAMQQIDAALTAASQAQNVDILRGHEGAAAAAYFGAWRASLPPAWGFGGRAFYPPPDPINAMLSFGYTLALHDVITAVQITGLDPYLGTFHVIETGRPSLALDLLEEFRPVIVDRMVLDIVRTNAIGRERFHRPQERPEAVYLDAEGRAFLVQRYETLLQTKVRLPGGEQTPMRRVILLQAQAIARVLRGEQERYTGFSLNS, via the coding sequence ATGCCAACCCTTTACATCCAGGAACAGGGCGTGATGGTGCGCAAACGCGATAATCAGGTGCTGGTCACCAGAGACGGTCAGACGCTCCACGATGTTCCGCTGGCGAAGATTGACCAGGTGGTACTGATGGGGCGTGGTGTGCAGATCTCGACAGCGCTGCTCATCGACCTGCTCGAACGCGGCATTCCGGTCACGCTCACCAATCAGCACGGTAGTCGCCACTACGCCACGCTCACGGCAGGACCGTCGCGGTTCGGCGATCTGCGCACCGGGCAGATGCAGTACGTCAACACTCCTTCACGCGCGCTGGAACTGGCGCGCGCGATTGTGATCGTCAAGCTGACGAATCAGCGCCGCCTCCTGGCGACGACCGGCTGGCCCGCTGCGGCATCCGCCATGCAGCAGATCGACGCAGCGCTGACAGCGGCGTCTCAGGCGCAGAATGTGGACATATTGCGCGGGCATGAAGGCGCTGCCGCCGCCGCCTACTTCGGCGCCTGGCGCGCATCGCTGCCGCCTGCCTGGGGATTCGGCGGGCGCGCCTTCTACCCGCCGCCCGACCCGATCAATGCCATGCTGTCGTTCGGCTACACCCTGGCGCTCCATGATGTCATCACCGCCGTGCAGATCACGGGTCTCGACCCTTACCTGGGCACATTCCACGTCATCGAAACCGGTCGCCCATCACTGGCGCTCGATCTGCTGGAAGAGTTCCGCCCGGTGATCGTCGACCGCATGGTGCTCGACATCGTGCGCACCAATGCCATCGGACGCGAGCGCTTTCACCGTCCGCAGGAACGACCCGAAGCGGTCTACCTCGATGCTGAAGGGCGCGCCTTCCTTGTGCAGCGGTACGAAACGCTTCTCCAGACGAAGGTGCGGTTGCCCGGCGGCGAGCAGACGCCGATGCGCCGGGTCATCCTGCTGCAGGCGCAGGCGATCGCGCGCGTGCTGCGCGGCGAACAGGAGCGATATACCGGATTCAGTCTCAATTCTTGA
- a CDS encoding RNA-dependent DNA polymerase has translation MPLFPRYNGPPLLPQICSVENLTLAWRRVRSNIHVARRGRSAGPDAVTLRDFEADWTRQMAQLADELQQGTYRPLPAKRIAIPKASGGERAIAILSVRDRVAQRAVQQVLDPLFDPCFLDCSYGCRPHVGVPEAVARVQRYADQGLGWVVDADIAGYFDAIDQRVLLGLVRQRIDELPVLKLIAQWLEAGMLPGDAALPDEAPATPLQHGEAVLRQVMSWGAERLPPPPTGPYAAAAWEMPGGSVDDGWTVRRSGLESHLWTAMMLARPAIDGARRALPYLQRIGARRLAVVGAVAVGALALSEAVARMHTAQSRGTPQGGALSPLLANIYLHPFDVAMTSQGFRLARFVDDFVIMCATQDEAERALNFAQQQLRVLRLELNAEKTRIASYANGIEFLGASLAPRAKGQRLGEGLVDFADAERVLRDAMRNARQRVRRKIERGKVEG, from the coding sequence ATGCCGCTTTTTCCCCGTTACAACGGACCACCGTTGCTGCCGCAGATTTGCAGCGTCGAAAATCTGACGCTGGCGTGGCGGCGGGTGCGCAGCAACATCCATGTCGCCCGGCGTGGGCGCAGCGCCGGACCGGATGCGGTGACGCTCCGCGATTTCGAGGCGGACTGGACGCGTCAGATGGCGCAACTGGCGGATGAATTGCAGCAAGGGACGTATCGACCGCTGCCCGCAAAGCGGATCGCCATCCCCAAGGCGAGCGGCGGCGAACGCGCAATCGCCATCCTGTCCGTGCGAGATCGGGTGGCGCAGCGCGCCGTTCAACAGGTGCTCGATCCGCTGTTTGATCCTTGTTTTCTAGATTGTTCCTACGGCTGCCGTCCACACGTCGGCGTACCGGAGGCGGTGGCGCGTGTGCAACGCTACGCCGACCAGGGGCTGGGATGGGTGGTCGATGCCGATATCGCCGGCTACTTCGACGCCATCGATCAGCGGGTGCTGTTGGGGCTGGTGCGGCAGCGCATCGACGAATTGCCGGTGCTCAAACTGATCGCGCAGTGGCTCGAAGCCGGAATGCTGCCTGGCGACGCGGCGCTGCCCGACGAGGCGCCGGCGACGCCACTGCAACACGGTGAAGCCGTACTTCGGCAGGTGATGTCCTGGGGCGCGGAGCGCCTGCCTCCACCGCCGACCGGTCCCTACGCCGCAGCGGCGTGGGAAATGCCGGGTGGCAGTGTAGACGACGGCTGGACGGTGCGCCGGTCGGGACTGGAGTCGCATCTGTGGACGGCGATGATGCTGGCGCGACCGGCGATCGATGGCGCACGGCGAGCGTTGCCCTACCTGCAACGGATCGGCGCACGTCGGCTCGCTGTCGTCGGCGCGGTGGCGGTCGGTGCGCTGGCATTGAGCGAAGCGGTTGCGCGCATGCACACCGCGCAGAGTCGTGGCACGCCGCAGGGCGGTGCGCTCTCGCCGCTTCTGGCGAACATCTATCTCCATCCGTTCGATGTGGCCATGACCAGCCAGGGATTCCGCCTGGCGCGCTTTGTGGACGACTTCGTGATCATGTGCGCAACGCAGGACGAGGCGGAACGGGCGCTGAACTTCGCGCAGCAGCAACTGCGCGTCCTGCGCCTCGAACTGAACGCCGAGAAAACGCGCATCGCATCCTACGCCAATGGGATCGAATTCCTCGGCGCATCCCTGGCACCGCGCGCCAAAGGGCAGCGCCTGGGCGAAGGGCTGGTCGATTTCGCCGACGCCGAACGCGTCCTGCGTGACGCCATGCGCAATGCACGGCAACGGGTGCGGCGGAAGATCGAACGTGGGAAAGTTGAAGGTTGA
- a CDS encoding coiled-coil domain-containing protein, translating into MNTDIVSTVQEKVGDAVGEGVSVLKGETGAISGAPLANFHFVTRLATVPRALLRQAFGLVAHLVVPPGTVAVTHLPGGERRIYQPGSYTLVGMQPGAALVQWIDMRRRQMTIGPVEGWSRDKWRVRLWLAVDVEVSDPLKIAAHREPLTALVSAVRNGALCCIEQHTHAALTGAPGDQGGIDAPAAIILERLRNDPALDGLAIINVRVIERQGDERQIEAATAATVAAAQIDEELRVAAARHRAHLQEIEAAAALAAREHNIRLASAAAAAREKLLTQQAEVQQATLAARLQVVMAQIQAQVSEIAREEQLWQAEQMRLQAEWERVQQQLLEAHHTDQQLRLMEGQQGMLRAEGELALAAEEKRNAHALALAEIQQQLAEQRAAQAQAQAERRAAHERDLLELHLRYEQMVAEQMQRLEQWRTEHIQIGVQQKRQHERQMAAIAGTAQIAAAAAAAVVSATGNKSGANPGEVADAGLRALQEFVEA; encoded by the coding sequence GTGAACACCGACATTGTTTCAACGGTGCAGGAGAAGGTCGGCGATGCGGTCGGCGAGGGAGTTTCCGTACTGAAAGGGGAAACGGGCGCGATAAGCGGCGCACCGCTGGCGAATTTTCACTTCGTCACCAGACTGGCGACGGTGCCGCGCGCACTGCTGCGCCAGGCGTTCGGCCTGGTGGCGCATCTGGTTGTGCCGCCGGGAACCGTGGCAGTGACCCACCTTCCCGGTGGGGAACGGCGCATCTATCAACCCGGCAGTTACACCCTCGTCGGCATGCAGCCAGGAGCAGCGCTGGTGCAGTGGATCGATATGCGACGACGTCAGATGACCATCGGACCGGTCGAAGGCTGGAGCCGCGACAAATGGCGTGTTCGGCTGTGGCTTGCGGTGGATGTCGAGGTGAGCGATCCGCTGAAGATCGCCGCGCACCGCGAGCCGCTGACAGCGTTGGTGTCAGCGGTGCGCAATGGTGCACTGTGCTGCATCGAACAGCACACCCACGCGGCGCTCACCGGCGCTCCCGGCGATCAGGGCGGGATAGACGCGCCCGCAGCAATCATTCTAGAACGCCTGCGGAATGACCCGGCGCTCGATGGACTGGCGATCATCAATGTGCGGGTGATCGAACGGCAGGGTGACGAACGGCAGATCGAAGCCGCGACCGCGGCGACGGTCGCAGCGGCGCAGATCGACGAGGAACTACGGGTTGCGGCAGCGCGTCACCGCGCTCATTTGCAGGAGATCGAGGCGGCAGCAGCATTGGCGGCGCGCGAACATAACATTCGTCTGGCGTCGGCGGCTGCGGCGGCGCGCGAAAAATTGCTTACCCAGCAGGCGGAGGTGCAGCAGGCGACGCTTGCAGCGCGGTTGCAGGTTGTTATGGCGCAGATCCAGGCGCAGGTGAGCGAGATCGCGCGCGAAGAGCAACTGTGGCAGGCGGAACAGATGCGCCTGCAAGCAGAGTGGGAGCGCGTGCAACAGCAATTGCTGGAAGCGCACCACACCGATCAGCAACTGCGCCTGATGGAAGGGCAGCAGGGCATGTTGCGCGCCGAAGGCGAACTGGCGCTGGCTGCCGAAGAAAAGCGGAACGCACACGCGCTGGCGCTGGCTGAGATCCAGCAGCAATTGGCGGAGCAGCGCGCTGCGCAGGCGCAGGCGCAGGCGGAACGTCGCGCGGCACACGAACGCGATCTGCTCGAACTGCACCTGCGGTATGAGCAGATGGTCGCCGAACAGATGCAGCGGCTCGAACAGTGGCGCACCGAGCACATCCAGATCGGTGTGCAGCAAAAACGTCAGCACGAGCGCCAGATGGCGGCCATCGCCGGCACAGCGCAGATCGCCGCGGCAGCGGCGGCGGCAGTCGTGTCTGCAACCGGCAACAAGAGCGGCGCGAATCCGGGTGAGGTCGCCGATGCCGGATTGCGGGCGCTGCAAGAATTCGTCGAGGCGTAA